The following coding sequences are from one Rathayibacter sp. VKM Ac-2760 window:
- a CDS encoding extracellular solute-binding protein — MKLSPTRRRQLWRTAAATVAVGALTVGLAACSSGSGGGGDGRGGQLTLWTHNAGNPTELAAIEKIVDDYNASQDATTVKVQAFPQDSYNDSVVAAAAAGKLPCLVDIDGPNVPNWAWAKYLTPLELDGVDLDAFLPSVKGVWNDETYSIGYYDVALTMLARQSVLEANGIRIPTVDEPWTKDEFSAALATLKATGQWEHPLDLGTAGTGEWLPYAYSPFLQSAGGDLIDRDGYQSADGVLNGPAALEWADWFQSLFTEGYAAKKGGEDAALDFQNGESAIVYSGSWTYQTTKDVVGDDLLALPSVDLGDGPKIGGGSWQWGVTTGCADTAAAMDYLAFSLEPENVAAVAEATGTIPASTEAAALVDGFEEGGDLATFREYSEKYAVLRPETPAYPFIATEFGSAVSDIIDGGDPQQVLDAAVKSIDANIATNDGYSQK; from the coding sequence GTGAAGCTCTCGCCCACCCGCCGCCGCCAGCTCTGGCGCACCGCCGCCGCGACGGTCGCCGTCGGCGCCCTGACCGTCGGCCTCGCCGCCTGCTCCTCCGGCAGCGGAGGGGGAGGGGACGGCCGCGGCGGCCAGCTCACCCTCTGGACCCACAACGCCGGCAACCCGACCGAGCTGGCCGCGATCGAGAAGATCGTCGACGACTACAACGCCAGCCAGGACGCGACCACCGTGAAGGTGCAGGCGTTCCCGCAGGACTCGTACAACGACTCCGTGGTCGCCGCCGCAGCGGCCGGCAAGCTGCCCTGCCTCGTCGACATCGACGGACCGAACGTGCCCAACTGGGCCTGGGCGAAGTACCTCACTCCGCTGGAGCTCGACGGCGTCGACCTCGACGCCTTCCTGCCCTCCGTCAAGGGCGTCTGGAACGACGAGACCTACTCCATCGGCTACTACGACGTCGCACTCACGATGCTCGCCCGTCAGTCGGTGCTCGAGGCCAACGGCATCCGCATCCCGACGGTCGACGAGCCCTGGACGAAGGACGAGTTCTCGGCCGCCCTCGCCACGCTGAAGGCGACCGGCCAGTGGGAGCACCCGCTCGACCTCGGCACCGCCGGCACCGGCGAGTGGCTGCCCTACGCCTACTCGCCGTTCCTGCAGTCGGCCGGCGGCGACCTGATCGACCGCGACGGCTACCAGAGCGCCGACGGCGTGCTCAACGGCCCGGCCGCGCTCGAGTGGGCCGACTGGTTCCAGAGCCTCTTCACCGAGGGCTACGCCGCGAAGAAGGGCGGGGAGGACGCCGCGCTCGACTTCCAGAACGGCGAGTCCGCGATCGTCTACTCGGGCAGCTGGACCTACCAGACCACCAAGGACGTGGTCGGCGACGACCTGCTCGCCCTGCCGAGCGTCGACCTCGGCGACGGCCCGAAGATCGGCGGCGGATCCTGGCAGTGGGGCGTGACCACGGGCTGCGCCGACACGGCGGCCGCGATGGACTACCTCGCCTTCTCACTCGAGCCCGAGAACGTCGCGGCCGTGGCCGAGGCGACCGGCACCATCCCCGCCTCCACCGAGGCGGCCGCTCTCGTCGACGGCTTCGAGGAGGGCGGCGACCTCGCCACCTTCCGCGAGTACTCCGAGAAGTACGCGGTGCTCCGGCCCGAGACGCCGGCCTACCCGTTCATCGCGACGGAGTTCGGCAGCGCCGTCTCGGACATCATCGACGGCGGCGACCCGCAGCAGGTGCTCGACGCCGCGGTGAAGAGCATCGACGCCAACATCGCGACGAACGACGGCTACTCGCAGAAGTAG
- a CDS encoding LacI family DNA-binding transcriptional regulator, translated as MAKRPTLADVAARSGLSKTAVSLILNERPGSRLSAEAVEKVRAAAADLGYRPNPAAQSLRMGKTRTIGFVSDEVTITRFASAMIRGVLDTADQHEHTVLISETGRESKRTASALDAMLDRRADGIIFGLMGAKQIDVPPVSPEVPVVLLNASSDTGESTVLPDEETAGHAIGRVLLDHGHRRIALLGDWPSAMVDPRVSATVALRFAGLDRAFAEFGAAPVYRGTIVPWEPAPAYDAAVALLDSGVEFTAAICLNDRIAFALYQALQERGLRIPDDVSVVSFDDDEIADYLRPGLTTARIPYEQMGRDAVDILLGGGPPQHRLVPMPLIERQSVRAVP; from the coding sequence ATGGCCAAGCGGCCCACGCTCGCCGATGTCGCCGCCCGGTCGGGACTCTCCAAGACCGCGGTGAGCCTCATCCTCAACGAGCGCCCCGGCTCGCGACTGTCGGCGGAGGCGGTCGAGAAGGTGCGCGCCGCAGCGGCCGATCTCGGCTACCGGCCGAACCCCGCCGCGCAGAGCCTGCGGATGGGGAAGACCCGCACGATCGGCTTCGTCTCCGACGAGGTGACCATCACCCGCTTCGCCTCGGCGATGATCCGCGGCGTGCTCGACACCGCCGACCAGCACGAGCACACGGTGCTGATCTCCGAGACCGGTCGCGAGTCCAAGCGCACGGCGTCCGCCCTCGACGCGATGCTCGACCGTCGCGCCGACGGCATCATCTTCGGCCTGATGGGCGCGAAGCAGATCGACGTCCCGCCCGTCTCGCCGGAGGTCCCGGTCGTGCTGCTCAACGCGAGCAGCGACACCGGCGAGTCGACGGTCCTGCCCGACGAGGAGACCGCCGGCCACGCCATCGGCCGCGTCCTGCTCGACCACGGGCACCGCCGCATCGCGCTGCTCGGCGACTGGCCGAGTGCCATGGTCGATCCGCGCGTCTCGGCGACGGTGGCGCTGCGCTTCGCCGGCCTCGACCGCGCCTTCGCCGAGTTCGGCGCGGCCCCCGTCTACCGCGGCACGATCGTGCCGTGGGAGCCGGCCCCCGCCTACGACGCGGCGGTCGCCCTGCTCGACAGCGGAGTGGAGTTCACGGCGGCCATCTGCCTCAACGACCGCATCGCCTTCGCCCTCTACCAGGCGCTGCAGGAGCGCGGCCTGCGCATCCCCGACGACGTCTCGGTCGTCTCCTTCGACGACGACGAGATCGCCGACTACCTGCGCCCCGGCCTCACGACGGCCCGCATCCCCTACGAGCAGATGGGCCGCGACGCCGTCGACATCCTCCTCGGCGGCGGCCCCCCGCAGCACCGCCTGGTGCCGATGCCGCTCATCGAGCGCCAATCGGTGCGCGCCGTCCCCTGA
- a CDS encoding carbohydrate ABC transporter permease, whose amino-acid sequence MLVSSLKPDRQIFGDLSSIAAFLPVGNLSFDNYGAVFDRVPAARFLINSIGVSTVTVVLGVVINSLAAFALSRMRVPGKGVILTVVIATLIIPFETLALPLVWWVNQLPNFGVDQFGVFFSKGWLDTYQVQIIPFIVNAFSIYLFHQYFESIPKELDEAARMDGAGWFTIYRKVVMPLAGPAVATVAILTFLPAWNSYLWPLMVVQTEELRPVMLGVQYFFQLNVSWGQIMAYCSMITLPVVALFIAFQRSFVNSIASTGVKG is encoded by the coding sequence ATGCTGGTCTCCTCGCTCAAGCCCGACCGCCAGATCTTCGGCGACCTGAGCTCGATCGCGGCGTTCCTGCCGGTCGGCAACCTCTCCTTCGACAACTACGGCGCCGTCTTCGACCGGGTGCCGGCGGCGCGCTTCCTGATCAACTCGATCGGCGTCTCCACCGTCACGGTCGTCCTCGGGGTCGTGATCAACAGCCTCGCGGCGTTCGCCCTCTCGCGGATGCGGGTGCCGGGCAAGGGGGTCATCCTCACCGTCGTCATCGCGACGCTGATCATCCCGTTCGAGACCCTCGCCCTGCCGCTGGTCTGGTGGGTGAACCAGCTGCCGAACTTCGGTGTCGACCAGTTCGGCGTCTTCTTCTCGAAGGGCTGGCTGGACACCTATCAGGTGCAGATCATCCCGTTCATCGTGAACGCCTTCTCGATCTACCTCTTCCACCAGTACTTCGAGTCGATCCCGAAGGAGCTCGACGAGGCGGCCCGGATGGACGGTGCGGGCTGGTTCACCATCTACCGCAAGGTGGTCATGCCGCTGGCCGGTCCGGCGGTCGCGACCGTCGCGATCCTGACCTTCCTGCCGGCCTGGAACTCCTACCTCTGGCCGCTGATGGTCGTGCAGACCGAGGAGCTGCGGCCCGTGATGCTCGGGGTGCAGTACTTCTTCCAGCTCAACGTCTCGTGGGGCCAGATCATGGCCTACTGCTCGATGATCACGCTGCCGGTGGTCGCCCTGTTCATCGCCTTCCAGCGCTCGTTCGTCAACTCGATCGCGTCGACGGGGGTCAAGGGATGA
- a CDS encoding sugar ABC transporter permease, producing MTSTQSPTIAPPEGVAVETLAALPHRPRRRHDRSHRQERLAGLAMVAPALVLLALFVLVPAVLAFGLAFTNARLISPYPAEFSGLENFLRLFQDASFGRALLNVGYFAIVVVPLQAGLALVMAILINTRIRGTTFFRTVYFLPVVTSMVVVSLLWAFMYQQDGLLNVILRNVTFGLVQGPDWLGDPATSMPAIILMSVWQGVGFHMIIWLSGLQTIPAELYEAADIDGTSTWQKFRYITWPGLRATRSLILVTITIAALGLFTQVSVMTQGGPLDSTTTVVYEAVESGFRQQETGYASAISLVFFAIVLVISGVQRYLTREKA from the coding sequence ATGACCTCGACCCAATCGCCGACGATCGCGCCCCCCGAGGGCGTCGCCGTCGAGACCCTCGCCGCTCTGCCGCACCGGCCCCGCCGGCGGCACGACCGCAGCCACCGCCAGGAGCGCCTCGCCGGCCTCGCGATGGTCGCTCCCGCTCTCGTCCTCCTCGCGCTGTTCGTCCTCGTCCCCGCCGTCCTGGCGTTCGGGCTGGCCTTCACCAACGCGCGCCTGATCTCGCCCTACCCGGCCGAGTTCTCAGGGCTGGAGAACTTCCTCCGCCTCTTCCAGGACGCGTCCTTCGGCCGCGCGCTGCTGAACGTCGGCTACTTCGCGATCGTCGTCGTCCCGCTGCAGGCCGGGCTCGCGCTGGTGATGGCAATCCTGATCAACACGCGGATCCGCGGCACGACGTTCTTCCGCACCGTCTACTTCCTCCCGGTCGTCACCTCGATGGTCGTCGTCTCGCTGCTCTGGGCGTTCATGTACCAGCAGGACGGCCTGCTGAACGTGATCCTCCGCAACGTCACCTTCGGACTCGTGCAGGGCCCGGACTGGCTCGGCGACCCGGCGACGTCGATGCCGGCGATCATCCTCATGTCGGTCTGGCAGGGGGTCGGCTTCCACATGATCATCTGGCTGTCCGGTCTGCAGACCATCCCCGCCGAGCTGTACGAGGCGGCGGACATCGACGGCACGTCGACGTGGCAGAAGTTCCGCTACATCACCTGGCCGGGACTGCGCGCGACGCGCAGCCTCATCCTCGTCACCATCACCATCGCGGCCCTCGGCCTGTTCACCCAGGTCAGCGTGATGACCCAGGGCGGCCCGCTCGACTCGACCACCACGGTCGTCTACGAGGCCGTCGAATCCGGATTCCGGCAGCAGGAGACGGGCTACGCCTCCGCGATCTCGCTCGTGTTCTTCGCGATCGTGCTCGTCATCTCGGGCGTCCAGCGGTACCTGACCCGAGAGAAGGCGTGA